From one Lycium barbarum isolate Lr01 chromosome 6, ASM1917538v2, whole genome shotgun sequence genomic stretch:
- the LOC132598922 gene encoding uncharacterized protein LOC132598922 isoform X2: MACSKVLSALLFFLFLNNCGVRATLRAPRLIPRDTCHLPPATELFDGKGGLVEGCIQNIDQTGLDIVALENPKSVSPPNTQWHVYAAFGTLKGGRADWLVEKCTELGACSVTPILTERSPSISGNRVDRLQRVSFAAAKQCQRLHELVLNPPIKVGGLLPLVKNSKLSFIATAEAKPVFSALSSIKRESSGLMIIGPEGDFTEGELNVILEAGATAVGLGPHRLRVETATVALLSALMLWCDNQEIFKV, encoded by the exons ATGGCTTGTTCAAAAGTATTATCTGCATTGCTgttctttttgtttttaaataactGCGGTGTCCGGGCAAccttgcgcgcacctcgactaattccacgagaTACCTGCCACCTACCTCCAGCAacag AACTATTTGATGGAAAAGGAGGATTAGTTGAAGGCTGTATACAGAACATTGATCAGACAGGATTGGATATTGTGGCTCTCGAGAATCCAAAGTCAGTATCTCCTCCTAACACACAGTGGCATGTCTATGCGGCATTTG GTACTCTCAAGGGAGGCCGAGCCGATTGGCTTGTGGAGAAATGTACA GAGCTAGGAGCCTGTAGTGTGACCCCCATCTTGACGGAACGGTCTCCTTCAATATCAGGAAATCGCGTGGACAGATTACAACGTGTTAGTTTTGCTGCAGCTAAACAAT GCCAACGGCTGCATGAACTGGTTCTAAATCCTCCTATAAAAGTTGGTGGACTTTTACCTCTT GTAAAAAATTCAAAGCTTTCATTTATTGCCACGGCAGAAGCTAAACCAGTTTTTAGTGCTCTAAGTTCCATCAAAAGAGAATCATCTGGACTGATGATAATTGGACCAGAAGGAG ACTTCACAGAGGGAGAGTTAAACGTGATTCTGGAGGCTGGGGCAACTGCTGTTGGTCTTGGACCACATCGTCTACGAGTTGAAACTGCTACAGTGGCTCTTTTGTCAGCATTAATGTTGTGGTGTGACAATCAGGAGATATTCAAGGTCTAG
- the LOC132600212 gene encoding uncharacterized protein LOC132600212: protein MAIQLENLVESIKSKVRKLKKSKKPYIKMDKSSSVRVEIRSKKARKLIDKTLQAADHPGKSSLS from the coding sequence ATGGCGATACAATTGGAGAATTTGGTAGAATCGATAAAATCGAAGGTGAGGAAATTGAAGAAATCGAAGAAACCGTACATCAAAATGGACAAAAGCTCGAGTGTGAGAGTGGAGATTCGCAGCAAAAAGGCACGTAAGCTCATTGACAAAACTCTACAAGCTGCTGATCATCCTGGCAAGAGTAGCCTCTCTTAG